A genomic region of Raphanus sativus cultivar WK10039 chromosome 6, ASM80110v3, whole genome shotgun sequence contains the following coding sequences:
- the LOC108809357 gene encoding phosphatidylinositol:ceramide inositolphosphotransferase 2 isoform X2: MTLYIRRGSSKLWKRFCSEITTEFGLLAENWKYLLAGIICQYIHGLAAKGVHYIHRPGPALQDLGFFLLPELGQERSYISETVFTSVFVSFFLWTFHPFILKSKKIYTVLIWCRVLAFLVACQFLRVITFYSTQLPGPNYHCREGSKVSTLPWPKSPLEVLKINPHGVMYGCGDLIFSSHMIFTLVFVLTYHKYGTKRFIKLFGWLIAFVQSLLIIASRKHYTVDVVVAWYTVNLVVFCLDKKLPELPDRTTVLLPVISKERTKEENHKLLNGNGVDPADWRPRAQVNGKIDSNGVHTDNSMNGA; the protein is encoded by the exons atgacgcTTTACATTCGTCGCGGATCTTCCAAG cTATGGAAGAGGTTTTGCTCGGAGATAACAACTGAGTTTGGTCTTCTCGCTGAGAACTGGAAGTACCTTCTCGCTGGCATTATCTGTCAG TACATTCATGGTTTAGCTGCTAAAGGAGTTCATTACATTCATCGCCCCGGACCTGCTCTCCAGGATCTTGGCTTCTTTCTTCTTCCG GAGCTTGGTCAAGAGAGAAGCTATATAAGTGAAACCGTCTTCACtagtgtttttgtttctttcttcctG TGGACTTTCCATCCATTCATCCTGAAAAGCAAAAAGATATACACCGTCTTGATATGGTGTAGAGTTCTAGCCTTCTTAGTT gcATGTCAGTTTCTCCGTGTTATAACTTTCTATTCGACTCAACTTCCTGGCCCAAACTATCACTGTCGTGAG gGCTCTAAAGTTTCCACGTTGCCATGGCCCAAAAGCCCTCTTGAGGTTCTTAAGATTAACC CTCATGGGGTGATGTACGGATGCGGAGACCTGATCTTCTCATCCCATATGATATTCACGCTAGTCTTTGTCCTTACCTACCACAAGTACGGTACCAAAAG GTTCATAAAGCTGTTTGGGTGGCTCATTGCTTTCGTGCAGAGCCTCTTGATCATTGCCTCCCGTAAACATTACACTGTCGACGTTGTTGTTGCCTG GTACACTGTTAATTTGGTGGTGTTCTGTCTGGACAAGAAGTTACCAG AGTTACCTGATAGGACTACGGTGTTGCTCCCAGTAATCTCCAAAGAGAGGACTAAAGAAGAGAACCACAAGTTGTTGAATGGGAACGGTGTTGATCCTGCTGACTGG AGACCGAGGGCTCAAGTGAACGGGAAGATAGATAGCAATGGAGTTCACACTGATAACTCAATGAATGGCGCATGA
- the LOC108809357 gene encoding phosphatidylinositol:ceramide inositolphosphotransferase 2 isoform X1 has protein sequence MTLYIRRGSSKLWKRFCSEITTEFGLLAENWKYLLAGIICQYIHGLAAKGVHYIHRPGPALQDLGFFLLPELGQERSYISETVFTSVFVSFFLWTFHPFILKSKKIYTVLIWCRVLAFLVACQFLRVITFYSTQLPGPNYHCREGSKVSTLPWPKSPLEVLKINPHGVMYGCGDLIFSSHMIFTLVFVLTYHKYGTKRFIKLFGWLIAFVQSLLIIASRKHYTVDVVVAWYTVNLVVFCLDKKLPELPDRTTVLLPVISKERTKEENHKLLNGNGVDPADWVISHLNQSHSLICNALFMFFFSFGYV, from the exons atgacgcTTTACATTCGTCGCGGATCTTCCAAG cTATGGAAGAGGTTTTGCTCGGAGATAACAACTGAGTTTGGTCTTCTCGCTGAGAACTGGAAGTACCTTCTCGCTGGCATTATCTGTCAG TACATTCATGGTTTAGCTGCTAAAGGAGTTCATTACATTCATCGCCCCGGACCTGCTCTCCAGGATCTTGGCTTCTTTCTTCTTCCG GAGCTTGGTCAAGAGAGAAGCTATATAAGTGAAACCGTCTTCACtagtgtttttgtttctttcttcctG TGGACTTTCCATCCATTCATCCTGAAAAGCAAAAAGATATACACCGTCTTGATATGGTGTAGAGTTCTAGCCTTCTTAGTT gcATGTCAGTTTCTCCGTGTTATAACTTTCTATTCGACTCAACTTCCTGGCCCAAACTATCACTGTCGTGAG gGCTCTAAAGTTTCCACGTTGCCATGGCCCAAAAGCCCTCTTGAGGTTCTTAAGATTAACC CTCATGGGGTGATGTACGGATGCGGAGACCTGATCTTCTCATCCCATATGATATTCACGCTAGTCTTTGTCCTTACCTACCACAAGTACGGTACCAAAAG GTTCATAAAGCTGTTTGGGTGGCTCATTGCTTTCGTGCAGAGCCTCTTGATCATTGCCTCCCGTAAACATTACACTGTCGACGTTGTTGTTGCCTG GTACACTGTTAATTTGGTGGTGTTCTGTCTGGACAAGAAGTTACCAG AGTTACCTGATAGGACTACGGTGTTGCTCCCAGTAATCTCCAAAGAGAGGACTAAAGAAGAGAACCACAAGTTGTTGAATGGGAACGGTGTTGATCCTGCTGACTGGGTAATTAGCCATCTGAACCAATCACATAGTTTGATCTGCAATgctctttttatgttttttttttcttttggttatgttTAG